The Thermodesulfobacteriota bacterium region AGAAGACGTTCCAAAACTTCATTGGCCGCTTGCTCGGGGACCACGGCGATGAGGCCGAGCCCGTTATTAAAGGTGCGCATCATTTCTGTATCTGAGATTTTGCCTGCCTCCTGCAGGAATTGAAACACAGGGGGTATATCCCAGCTTCCTCTTCGAATGACCACTTCACATGCTTGGGGTATGATACGAAGGATATTATCTTCAATCCCCCCCCCTGTGATATGGGCAATTCCATGCACGGGCAGGTCCTTTATAATGCTTTGAATGGTTTGGGAATAAATTTTTGTGGGGGTGAGGATTTCTTCGCCGATGGTTTTGCCAAGTTCAGCTATATGGGTGGAATGATCAAGTTTTAGAATATCAAAACAAATCTTGCGTACAAGTGAGTATCCATTGCTGTGAAGCCCGCTGGATGCGATCCCGATAAGTTTATCTCCCACACGGGTTTCAGAACCGTCCAGTATCTTAGAGTTATCTGCAATTCCGACGGTAAACCCGGCAAGGTCATATTCATTTTCCCTGTAAAACCCTGGCATTTCAGCCGTTTCACCACCAATAAGTGCACACCCGGCCTGTCGGCAGCCTTCACCAATTCCGGTAATAATTTCTTCGGCAAGCGCGTTATCTAATTTTCCCATTGAAAGATAATCGAGAAAGAAAAGAGGTTTGGCTCCTTGAACCGCAATGTCATTGACGCACATGGCAACAAGGTCGATGCCTATGGTGTTGTGCCTGTTCATAGAGAATGCGATTTTGAGCTTGGTCCCCACACCGTCTGTGGAGCTGACCAGAACCGGATTTTTATATTCGGATGTGTTAAGGGCAAACAGGCCGCCGAAACCGCCGATTTCGCCAATTACCCTTGACCTGGGGGTTTGTTTTGCTATTTCTTTTATGATGCCAACCAGCTTGTTTGCCTTTTTAATGTCCACGCCAGCATCAGCATAAGTTAATGGTTTGGTCATTTCAGTCTCCAAATGCGTTTTTATTAAAGCATAATAATCCTTAAAAATTAAACGGATTAAGTTTAAAAGTCAAAACAATTTTTTTGACATACCAATGATTGTATTGTAAACAGTAAACTTTATAAAATAGTATCTCATCTATTTGTTGAATTGCGGAGGTTTTCCATGACTACTTTTGCAAGGCTTGATCGGCTGCCACCTTATGTATTTGCCACAGTAAACAAGATAAAAATGGATGCCAGGTATGCAGGGGAAGATATAATAGATCTGGGGATGGGGAACCCTGATCTGGGCACACCACAGCATATTGTTGATAAACTGTTGGAAGCGGCCCAGAAGCCCCACAACCACAGGTACTCGGCATCCATGGGTATTACCAAGCTCAGGGTGGCGATTTCCCAATGGTATAAACGAAGGTTTGACGTGGATATTGACCCGGACACTGAAGCCATAGTCACCATCGGTGTAAAAGAAGGAATGTCTCATCTTATTCTGGTCACTATCCGGCCGGGTGATGTTGTTTTTACGCCGAACCCGACTTACCCGATCCATCCGTATTCGACCATTATCGCCGGCGGGGACGTGCGGGGAATACCTGTCGGCCCGGAACACGATTTTTTTGAAAACCTAATCAATGCGACGAGGCAGACCTGGCCGAGGCCAAAAATATTAGTTTTAAGCTATCCGCACAATCCCACCACGGAGGTGGTTGACCATGATTTTTTTGAAAAACTGGTCGATTACGCCAAAGAAAATAATATCATGATCATTCATGATTTTGCCTATGCCGACCTTGTTTTTGACGATTATAAAGCGCCCAGTTTTTTACAGGCCAAGGGGGCAAAAGACGTGGGGGTTGAATTTTTTTCCATGTCTAAAAGTTACAGCATGCCCGGCTGGCGGGTCGGTTTTTGTGTAGGAAATAAGGAGATTATTGCCGCACTTCGCAGGATAAAGAGTTATCTTGATTATGGGATTTTTCAGCCGATACAAATTGCATCCATTATTGCTTTAAACGGTCCCCAGGATTGCGTGAAAGAGATTTGCCAAACGTATCAGGAACGAAGAGACGCACTTATTTCCGGGCTTAGTAGGGTAGGCTGGAATATCAAACGCCCCAAAGGGACGATGTTTGTTTGGGGAAAAATACCTGATCAATATGTAAAGATGGGTTCGGTGGAGTTTTCCAAATTTTTAATTAAAGAGGCCAGGGTTGCGGTTTCTCCAGGGTTGGGATTTGGTGAGTACGGTGATGAGTATGTGAGGTTTGCTTTGATAGAAAACAAGATGCGTATTAATCAGGCGGTGAGGGGGATCAAGAATATCCTGTAATTTGAAGTGGTAGTAAACAAATTCGTATTCTACGGCAGAAATTTTAGATTATTTTAATCAAGTTTTGCAGACTTTATTTTCAGCAGTGCTTGAATTTTTAATAGTTGATTCATTCGAAGGTGTGAATCGAGACGGTTATATTCTTTTCTTCCAGGTAATATGAATCTAACCAGTTGCAGCGTGTCCTGATATATGGGATGAAGTGTAACCGTTGCTAAATGATTTTAATCTATAGATCTATCCCAAATATCAGGACACTGCGAAAAGGTGGAATAGATGACCCACATATCCCCTTACAGAAAAAAATATAACCGTCTCGATTCTCATCTGGTTTTATAACTTACGAATCGTCAGAGCATCGTTTTTTGCAAAAAAGGTTGTGAAACTTGAGCAAGATATTGAATGGTAGCATAGTGAAATAAGGAAGCGGTCTTTATGGAAAATATTAATGTGGGCTTGCTCGGATGCGGCACTGTTGGAACCGGTGTGGCTAAAATTCTTATGGAAAACAAAGGCCTGATAAGCTCCAGGGTCGGCGCAAGCTTAAACCTGAAAAGTGTTGCCGACATCGATATTACTTCAGACAGGGGTTTACAATTTGGCAAAAATGTTTTAACCACCGACCCCTATAAGGTGGTTGATGATCCTGATATTGACATTATTTTAGAGATGGTCGGCGGTGAGACCATCGCCAAGGACTTTATCCTAAAAGCCATTGAAAATGGAAAGCATGTGGTGACTGCAAATAAGGCACTGCTTGCCAATCAGGGAAATGAAATATTCAGAGCTGCGGAAGAAAAAGGTGTTGATCTTGCTTTTGAAGCCAGTGTCGGAGGCTGCATGCCGATCATTAAATCCCTGCGGGAGTCTCTGGTGGGGAATAAAATAAAATCCATGATCGGTATTTTAAACGGAACATGCAACTATATTCTATCTAAGATTACAGATGATGGAAGCCCATTTAAAGAAGCTCTTGCAGAAGCACAGGCAAAAGGATATGCCGAAGCCGAACCCACCCTGGATGTGGAAGGATACGATGCGGCTCACAAATTGGCTCTTTTGACATCTCTGGCTTATGGTACTGAAATCGATTTGAGGCATATATATATTGAAGGAATTTCCGGGGTCACCCCCATGGATATTGAATATGCTGAGCAATTCGGCTACAGAATAAAGCTGCTTGCGGTTAGTAAAAATAGGGGAGATGCAGTTGAAGCAAGGGTTCATCCCACCATGATCCCGTTTGACAATATTCTATCAAATGTCAACGGCAGCCTGAATGCAATTGCCGTTTCAGCCGATGCAGTGGGCGATATCCTGCTTTATGGCCGAGGTGCAGGGATGATGCCGACGGCCAGCAGTGTTGTCAGTGATACAGTTGATCTGGCGCGAAACATTTTATCAGGATCAACAAGAAGGATCCCGCTCCTTTCATATCAGATGGAAAATATCCGAAAAATTCCTGTGATGCCTATGGATGAAATATTTACCCATTACTATATCCGGTTTTCCGCTTTGGACAAACCCGGTGTGCTCTCCACAATATCCGGGATTTTGGGGAAAAAGGATATCAGCATAAAGTCGGTTCAGCAGAAAGGACGGAAAACAAATGGTTCGGTCCCCCTTGTGATGCTTACCCATCGAGCCAAAGAGGCGGATGTATCGAAAGCATTATCGGAAATCAATTCGCTGGATGTTGTCAGTCGCCAACCGGTATTGATTAGGATAGAGGATGAGAACAACCAGGATTGATTCACTCGCAAAAGTAACGTCGATGGCCAAACAGAAATCCCCTAAACCAAACGCAGTTTTTTCACAGAAACAAAACAT contains the following coding sequences:
- the purM gene encoding phosphoribosylformylglycinamidine cyclo-ligase, whose product is MTKPLTYADAGVDIKKANKLVGIIKEIAKQTPRSRVIGEIGGFGGLFALNTSEYKNPVLVSSTDGVGTKLKIAFSMNRHNTIGIDLVAMCVNDIAVQGAKPLFFLDYLSMGKLDNALAEEIITGIGEGCRQAGCALIGGETAEMPGFYRENEYDLAGFTVGIADNSKILDGSETRVGDKLIGIASSGLHSNGYSLVRKICFDILKLDHSTHIAELGKTIGEEILTPTKIYSQTIQSIIKDLPVHGIAHITGGGIEDNILRIIPQACEVVIRRGSWDIPPVFQFLQEAGKISDTEMMRTFNNGLGLIAVVPEQAANEVLERLLAMDEKAFLIGNISERKSSANKIRWI
- a CDS encoding aminotransferase class I/II-fold pyridoxal phosphate-dependent enzyme → MTTFARLDRLPPYVFATVNKIKMDARYAGEDIIDLGMGNPDLGTPQHIVDKLLEAAQKPHNHRYSASMGITKLRVAISQWYKRRFDVDIDPDTEAIVTIGVKEGMSHLILVTIRPGDVVFTPNPTYPIHPYSTIIAGGDVRGIPVGPEHDFFENLINATRQTWPRPKILVLSYPHNPTTEVVDHDFFEKLVDYAKENNIMIIHDFAYADLVFDDYKAPSFLQAKGAKDVGVEFFSMSKSYSMPGWRVGFCVGNKEIIAALRRIKSYLDYGIFQPIQIASIIALNGPQDCVKEICQTYQERRDALISGLSRVGWNIKRPKGTMFVWGKIPDQYVKMGSVEFSKFLIKEARVAVSPGLGFGEYGDEYVRFALIENKMRINQAVRGIKNIL
- a CDS encoding homoserine dehydrogenase codes for the protein MENINVGLLGCGTVGTGVAKILMENKGLISSRVGASLNLKSVADIDITSDRGLQFGKNVLTTDPYKVVDDPDIDIILEMVGGETIAKDFILKAIENGKHVVTANKALLANQGNEIFRAAEEKGVDLAFEASVGGCMPIIKSLRESLVGNKIKSMIGILNGTCNYILSKITDDGSPFKEALAEAQAKGYAEAEPTLDVEGYDAAHKLALLTSLAYGTEIDLRHIYIEGISGVTPMDIEYAEQFGYRIKLLAVSKNRGDAVEARVHPTMIPFDNILSNVNGSLNAIAVSADAVGDILLYGRGAGMMPTASSVVSDTVDLARNILSGSTRRIPLLSYQMENIRKIPVMPMDEIFTHYYIRFSALDKPGVLSTISGILGKKDISIKSVQQKGRKTNGSVPLVMLTHRAKEADVSKALSEINSLDVVSRQPVLIRIEDENNQD